cggtGTTTTacataaaatacttaaaatcaCCTCTTGACTGTAGATTTATAGGACCAAACAAATTAGAATGAATAATTCTAACTTATTACCGGCTCCATTCTCTTTGAAAGAAAAAGGTCTCTTTGTCATTTTACCTTCTAAACAAGATTCACATGTTGGTAGTGCCTCCACTTTCAATGAACTTAAAGGTCCATCAGAAATCAACCTTGAAATCTTATTTATATTGATATGACATCGATGTAATTATTTAATTCGATTTATTGTAGCATATTATGGGAGACTTCAAATACAAATAAACCATATATTTTATGAGCACTATGGATAAAACGATTATTATACTTAATAACATCACAATTATTGACAAAGCAACCAACAtccattatattatttttgaaacagaaattaaatttctttttatcGAAGGAATAAGAagaatatttttcaaagttagAATTCTGAAATAACTGAACAAAAAACAGACATCTTCTACAGCTAGGGCTGATGCTGGTTCTCCATTGGCTTGAAAAACACAAACTTCATTCTCACTTAGGCGTTGAGTCTCTTGAAATTTCTGTAAAAAAAGTGCAGACTTGATCAATGACTTTCGAATCTATAGTCCATAAATATGTAGAAATAgttgttaaataggtttaaacGATATTTAAATAAGATTTCCATTTGTTCACCATTTTAGCTTGATAGTCGGGGCATTGCCTCTTGTGATGACCAGGCTTCTTGTAATGAAAGCACTTGTTCTTAAGCTTAGTCACACCACCTCTAACACCTTTAGGTGCCTCAACCTTGGGggacttcttctttttcttttaggCTTTCACCCGCTTATAAGAGGAATACACATGTTTGTCAATCCTAAATGCCACAGAGGGAGAAAGATCCTGCTCATTCTCAGTAGCATCTGCCGGTTTAATGAGGCATTCCTCAAGCAACACATATTTATAACTCTTAGAAGTAAGAACAACATCGTCTAAATTTTGTTTTCAGTCCACATAGTTAGGCCCTTTCAATTTGCTTTTGATTAAAGATAGATTGAAGTGAGACAAATCTCAGagataaattttttgaaaaagcaTATCATCAGACAAATATGCTATAGTTAAAACAAATACATCACACATATAATTATGCAAAGGAACAATTGTATTCGTTAGTGAAGCATAACTATTCAAGTCAATATATGAGCATGTACTAATATTACCATTTAAACGGAAAATAGGTCCAACTCAGTTAGAGAGTAGTTTATTAAGTTTAGTTATGTATATCTACTTCATATAAtctgtttatttttattgattttcatcATGTAACTTAATTGAAAAGTTAATACAAGTCATCAATACAAAGGATTACAAAACAGTATTATAACATACAAGTTTATTCGATAAAAAAGAAGACTTATGTCAATATATAAACTCATATATTCACTgtaaaaatcattgaaaacataAGAAATGAACCCTTTGATCACTGATTTGTAGATAAGTTTTTTtacaattaatatttaatattgatCCTATAAAATAAGATGCGCAAAAATAGCTTTTAGCCATAGTTTTACACAATATATTATGACAATCTATCATAATTTTGTGGCCAAAATCTGGTGATTCATTAAATTTCGTGATCAAATAGTTAGAGATTTGTTAAAATTTGGCCATAAATCCTGATGATTAGTTAGGATTTATGACAAGCTAAGTTTCACACACTAATTTAAATTcgttaagatttttttttcttttacaaaaatgcatattagaaaatatcaaaaaattgcAGGTTATCATCATTAGTGATCAATAATGTAGAGATTGATTATGAGAACATTTATATATCATGCATGTATTAGTCATGCAAAAGatttagttattaattatttagttattttattctttataatccataaaataatatatggaTCCCTCTAATTTATTTGGCAAAACAACTTGAATCAAAAATGTCGCTTAATATTTTATCCAATATTTTATAATAGGTCCATTCTTCTACAAACAAATCTTCATTTGCTCAACCTAATTCAAATTAGTGTCACTTAAAAATGCAGAAGGAATTTTATAGAGAGTATTTAATGTAATTATTACATTGCCACTTGGcaaaaaaatggaagaaataaaAGGAACATATTCAGAGAAGCTACTACTCTAATGCATCAAAGCACAAAGTACATCAATTTAATGTGAAAACTAATCTAAATTTTTAACCAATATATCCCAGACGACCCTAAgctaatatattattatttttgttaattgTGGTATTCGGGTTGACATTTTTTTACAAGATATTTACCACCTTCCATAAGCCGCCAGGTAAGGGTGAAACTAGTAAGGCTCTAGGAAGTCCACTTGAATTtccttaataaaaaattattttttttatttatatatttatttttttatattttgaacttGCTTAATGAATTTTTTGGCCTGACACAGTTAGATAACTCTATTTATCAAAATTAGAATAGATAAAAAGAGTTATATAGTATTTGAACCTGAAATTCCATAGCACACCCTTTCATACCTCTCCGTACTTTTGTATATATAATTCTCTATCTTTCTGTGTATTTTTTATACACACATAATGGGAAAAAGCATATGCATAGGCACATATCCAGCTGTGGAATGAACAGTAACattattttttagtatataTTAATTTAGTAGTTGACATAAAATAGTGTGGAAGAGAGATAAAAGGTTCCTCTAAAAATTATGCCCCAAAGCAGAAGCCAAAGTCTACTTTGATTGCAGAAAGAATCCAGAGCAGTTGAAACCCAAAATCacacccccccaaaaaaaaaaaagaagagagaacaacacacacacacatacacagAGTAGAATTTTAAGTTGAAGATGTATacatagagaaagagagagagagagagagagggagagaacaGATTGTTCTTCCTCACATAAATCCAATCAGGTACTCCTTTTTTGCCTTTTATTTTTGTAAGCATGATAAAGAGATCTAATCGAATTATTTTTAATGGGTTTTGAGTTGCTGGGTGATTTATGATCTGAAATAAGAGATCTGGGTCGGTAAAGTATGCATTTTTTTATCCAAAGTTTTAGTTTCTATAGCAATTTTTGGGTGTTTCTGATTCTGGGTATTCGCCATTTCTGGCTAATTTTAATTATCTTGGAAGGTTTACTGACTTAATGTATTGAAAAATTGAATCTTTTTGGAAGTTGCTTATTGCTCCTTTGATTGAATGCTTCAATATTTAGGGCGCTTTTGATTCCAATTGTGTAATTTCTGGCGAATTCAATTGTTTACTGACATTCTTCAGTTATTCTTTGTTCTTGCATGCTCATTTGATTGAAAAATTTTCAGCTTTTGAGGTGTTTCTAATTATTTGTATATAGATTGGCTTCTGCAGTTATGATGTGTATTGAAGAATCAAATCTTTGTAAGAGGCACTTTATCTGAATTGTACCTTAAATGAGTGCTTGGTTGTAAATTTACTTTGCATTTGTGTAATCTAGATTGGCTTTGTTCATTATAAGATATTGGCTTTAGTGGGATTGCTTTATTTTGTGATCAAATTGATGTGGATGGAAAGAGTAGTTAGAGATCGATTTCCTTTCTTGTGCTTTGATGAGGGATAATTTTGTTGTTCGgttatttagaattcaatagGTTTCTGTCTTTGTTTTGATGAATTCTTATTGGGAATTCTATGGTTAGGTTGAACCTGGACGACATGTTGGAAGACAGGTCTTGTTTGGTTCCGAGGGATTTTCCAAGAGAAAGCAACTGGTCAGCTTGCATGAATTACAGCCTTGATATGATTGAAGTTCAGCATGGTAAAAGGCCATTGGAAAATGATCAGGAGAGTGAAGTTGTGCAGAGCAAGTTACCAAAGTTATCTGATGCTCTCAATGGAGAAGTCACTCTATTGTCAACAGATGACCAAGCTGGTAATCAGCGTCATAATGAAGATAATAGTTCTCTTATTCCTTCTATTGGCCGAGACAACTCCGTTAGCTCTCTCATTCATTGCTCCAGGTCTGATTATGGTGCTATTGCATCTTTGAATCGTAGCTTTCGCTCGTTAATTCGGAGTGGAGAGCTTTACAGATTGCGACGTCAACAAGGTGTGTTTGAGCATTGGGTTTATTTTTCTTGCCATCTACGTGAATGGGAAGCTTTTGACCCCAGTCGTTGCCGCTGGATGCATCTACCATCAATGAATTTCAATGAATGCTTTGTGTTCTCAGACAAGGAGTCTTTGGCTGTTGGCACAGAGCTGCTTGTGTTTGGAAAGGAGATTTTGTCGCATGTCATTTATCGTTACAGTATACTGACAAACAGTTGGTCATCTGGATTGCAAATGAATGCACCAAGGTGTTTGTTTGGCTCTGCCAGCTCTGGGGAGATTGCCATTCTAGCTGGTGGTTGTGACTCACAGGGCAATATCCTCAGCTCAGCAGAACTTTACAATTCAGAGACTGGAACATGGAAGACTTTACCAAGCATGAACAAGCGGCGTAAGATGTGTTCTGCGGTATTTATGGACAGAAAGTTTTATGTAATTGGAGGCATTGGTGGTACAGAGTCGTCAAACGCGCTATTGACCTGTGGAGAAGAATACGATCTGAAAACAGGAAAATGGACTGAAATTTCGAGCATGTCTCCTGTACGAGCTAGGGGTGATATGCCTGCTACATCTGAAGCACCTCCTTTGGTGGCAGTTGTAAATAATGATTTGTATGCTGCTGATTATGCTGACATGGAGGTGAGGAAGTATGACAAGCAAAATAAAGCATGGGCCACCATAGGAAGATTGCCTGAAAGAGCAGCTTCGATGAATGGTTGGGGTTTG
This sequence is a window from Solanum dulcamara chromosome 10, daSolDulc1.2, whole genome shotgun sequence. Protein-coding genes within it:
- the LOC129871115 gene encoding F-box/kelch-repeat protein SKIP11-like encodes the protein MLEDRSCLVPRDFPRESNWSACMNYSLDMIEVQHGKRPLENDQESEVVQSKLPKLSDALNGEVTLLSTDDQAGNQRHNEDNSSLIPSIGRDNSVSSLIHCSRSDYGAIASLNRSFRSLIRSGELYRLRRQQGVFEHWVYFSCHLREWEAFDPSRCRWMHLPSMNFNECFVFSDKESLAVGTELLVFGKEILSHVIYRYSILTNSWSSGLQMNAPRCLFGSASSGEIAILAGGCDSQGNILSSAELYNSETGTWKTLPSMNKRRKMCSAVFMDRKFYVIGGIGGTESSNALLTCGEEYDLKTGKWTEISSMSPVRARGDMPATSEAPPLVAVVNNDLYAADYADMEVRKYDKQNKAWATIGRLPERAASMNGWGLAFRACGDRLIVIGGPRTMGEGHIEVNSWVPSEGPPQWNLLGRKRSGSFVYNCAVMGC